ATCAATCACTCTCGTCAAACAGGAATGGTAGACACTAACACGATAAGGTCCTTCCCATTACCAAATATTGAGGAAATTTTTGAATTATATTTTCCTCAAAATCCCAAAAAATTAAAAGAAATTTTTCAATCATTAATTGATATGGTAAGTAAGATGTATGAAAAAGTGCTAATCTTTGAAAAGACAAAAGAAAATGCTATAACGGCATCGGCTGAGCAAGCTAGAGAAATAGAAAGATTAAGAAATGAACTCAAACAAGCAAAGGCTGATATAGAATATTATAAAACTAAGTATGATGAAGTATGCGGAGATAGTACATATCATAGTAAGAGAGAAATTCTCAACATCCCCAAAAATGTAATCCATATACCAAAAGGACAAAAAAAACTTTTAACTCTTGATTTTCAAGAACAATTTGGTAAGATCTTACTAGACTCAAATAAAGAGATTTTCATAAAAAAGAATGATTAACAAGCTTCATAGAATTATTTTAAAAAGCTTGTCAATACTGAGTTAGACAAGTTTTTATAAATTAGATTACAAAAATATTATGTTAGTTTGATCACATGATCCAAAAAAGTGAATAAGCCATCAAACTTTTAGTTTGGTGGCTTATTCGTATAGTTAATATATGAATTTTATAATAGTTCAGCGATAATTTGAAGAACTCTCAATATATTAGGAAATCATACTTAATACCAATCTAATCTTTTCAATAATTCCTCATAATTATTAGCAACTTTTTTAAAGTTTTCATATGATCCAGAAAACAAACCCGCTTTCAAAGGCGCCCATTCATCTTTTTTCAAATCAGCTTCTTTTACAATTTCCGCAAAAGGGTTTGTTGAATAACCACGTCTATATTTCCATGCAAACCTTCCAGGTGGTCCCCAACTATTTTTCGTAAGATCTGCAAAAATCAAAGCGATAAATACTTCTGCCTTATCAAACAAATATTCATAACTTTTACCTAAAAACAATATATCATCTAAAATTGGCTGTACTACTTTAAACATATACTCACTTCTTGGAGCGTAATAATTTGGATTTTCTTCATGAACTGCTTGAAATACCTTCGATCTATCAAGTTCTAACATGGCCTTAACTGTTGCTTCAATAGCTGAGTTATTATCGGAACTTTCCTCTGATACGATTTCTGTAGTAAGTATACTAGCAATGGTATCATACCTTTCATTTTCAATAGCAGCGATCGTTGCTACATAAATTAAAATAGATATCGGATACCATCGCATTTTCAGCCAAACTCCGGTTCCACTTTCTACCTCAATATGATCTGCTAATCGTGTTATTATTTTTCTCAATAGATGATTATGGGTAGGATATCCCCAATATGCAACAGTAACAACAATCTTTTGTAACCCCTGACTTATTCTCTCATATTCCTCCAATCGATTACGTACATCATTATTAGTAATGGGGCTTCCCCCCGAATCGATCGGAAAGTATTCTTTTGAAGATAAAGAAAGGTATCTTCGAATTTCTTGTGTAATAATTGTATCCAATTTTATACGAGTACTTTCATCAGAAAGATACAACTTAACATCCTCTAGAAGCTTATTTTCATCATTATCAATATTTCTATCTGAAATAATAGGAATTTCAATCAATTTATCTTCACTAAATTTATCCGCTTCTTTTAAACTAGAAGACATAGGAACATTAAATATAAAATCACCATCCCCATCAAAATAACCATAATGAGGGCTCTGGTTAGAATACTGATCCCTTGAAACTTTGTCAGTAACATATGCCATTAATCTGTTAGCAGTTATTATTCCGTCAGAACTTGCAGCTTCCCCCTCTAAACCGTTAATCAAATGGCCTGTAAATATAGAATGTTCTGGAATTGGCCCACCAGAATCGGCTACAACTTCATCCGCCTTTCCTGCTGTTAATACCTGCCTAGAATATCGTTCTAACATATTCTTTAGATATCGGGTGCTTCCTGGTGGAAGAGAACGTGTAATAGCAAGTCCACTAAAACAAGCATCCATTATAAAAAAGATATGTTTAGCTTTAATTAGGTCAGTATTTCTAGTTAATTCATCCCATCTAATAAATGTTGAGATATCATCAAGCGTTCCATCTACTGGAATCAGGTATCCTATATTGTTACGATTTCCCAATAAAGTATGCCCATGCCCAGCAAAAAATACTAAAATTCTATCATTCTCTTTAATATTTGATTGAGAAAAACTCATATAATTACTTAATATTGCTTTCTTTGTTGCGTCTTGATCAAACAAACTTATTACATTCTCCTTAGGAAAACCAAATTTAGTAATAAGTATCTCTACAATCGCTTCAGCATCATTGCGAGCATATTCAAGCGGATTTACGTACTGATATTTATTAATTCCAATTACTAATGCCCAACTATTATTGTATTTAGATAGATAATTAAATTCCATATTACACTCCTATGTCAAATTCCTAATAATTAACAATACACTGCAATAAACTACAAAATCCTTTTTATTTTTCAATTAAATATTATCGCCGATATGAAAAACAATTTGATAAAAATTATGTATCAACTCCTACCTAGCTACAAAGGAAAAGGTTTCAAAATTTTAATGATTAAAGTATATTTTGTGAATGAAAGATTTAAAGATAAGCTATAACAAATTTACGATTGTTATAGCTTATTTCGTATTGACTTTAAAATTTGATTATGTTGCTCGTCAATAATAGCTCCATTTTCATACCTTATAATCTATATATCTGTTGGCAGAGCTATTTGATATTGCAATTATTCCAAGAGATAAAAGGTTTCAATGGCTCCAAACAAAAACACCTAATAAAAAAAAAGAAAAACAATTCATGGATAATAATTCCAAATAAAACTCAATACGTAATTGGTTCATAACCAAAGCTATAAGAGAACGTGACGAAAAAGCATTAAAACGATATTAATCTGAAGACTGTAAATTCCATGAACGTAAAGATGTTAAAATTTTTAATATTGTTTTAACAGATACCACTAAAGATAGAAACAACCAGACTCTAAATTCAGCTTATTTTTAAAATTGTAAATTTGTTTTAATTCTCTATTTACAAAATTTACGTTAAAAATTAATTTTTAAGGCATTCCTTTATTAAATGATAC
This genomic interval from Selenobaculum gibii contains the following:
- a CDS encoding caspase family protein, with amino-acid sequence MEFNYLSKYNNSWALVIGINKYQYVNPLEYARNDAEAIVEILITKFGFPKENVISLFDQDATKKAILSNYMSFSQSNIKENDRILVFFAGHGHTLLGNRNNIGYLIPVDGTLDDISTFIRWDELTRNTDLIKAKHIFFIMDACFSGLAITRSLPPGSTRYLKNMLERYSRQVLTAGKADEVVADSGGPIPEHSIFTGHLINGLEGEAASSDGIITANRLMAYVTDKVSRDQYSNQSPHYGYFDGDGDFIFNVPMSSSLKEADKFSEDKLIEIPIISDRNIDNDENKLLEDVKLYLSDESTRIKLDTIITQEIRRYLSLSSKEYFPIDSGGSPITNNDVRNRLEEYERISQGLQKIVVTVAYWGYPTHNHLLRKIITRLADHIEVESGTGVWLKMRWYPISILIYVATIAAIENERYDTIASILTTEIVSEESSDNNSAIEATVKAMLELDRSKVFQAVHEENPNYYAPRSEYMFKVVQPILDDILFLGKSYEYLFDKAEVFIALIFADLTKNSWGPPGRFAWKYRRGYSTNPFAEIVKEADLKKDEWAPLKAGLFSGSYENFKKVANNYEELLKRLDWY